The window AGAGCAAATGTGCTTTGAATTGCGCCTACCTGGGTCATATGTCTATTCATTCAGCTCAGTATGTACAGCTCACTCTCCATACAAGCCAGACATAACAATTTGATGATGGTGCATTTTGCCCAAACTGCAGCCTTCCCCTACTGCCCTTCTCACAGTGATTACTCATCTCCGAGTAAAAGACAAAAGGTCAGATCTCATCTCAATCCATGCTTCCACTTACTCCCTCTGCTCCCTTCATCTTGTCTTCCTTGAACGTTCTTTGGAAACTCTAGGCAGGTTCCAgtttagggcttttttttttttttaaccctctgGTCCTTCTTCCTAAATTGTCCTCCCACATTTGTGGACATGGCTCATTCTCTCACATCCTTAAAGTCATAGTGAAGCTTCCTCTGCCCACCTTATTGGAAACTGAAGCTCTCTCTGTGCACATCTTATCTAccttctttgctttattttccccAGAATACTTATCACTATCTAAGAAattgcatgtttttaaaattcatttaattcaCTGTGTCATACCAGACCCAACTAAATTGTAAGATTCTTTAAGATAAGCAACCACTAGGTCAGTAACATATACATAATAGATTTTCAgtaaactatttattgaataaatcagTTTGTGAATGAATATGAATCTTTGAGTGGGGAAATTTGTGTAAGGTTCAGCTGAAGAAGATATTGAGTTGGTCAAGTACCATGAATGAAAGTACTATATTATAATTCTCCTGTTTGTATTAGAAACTGTTTGTAAACTCTATTTTAATTGATAGCAACTTGTACCTCTCCTTATTCATCACCAAAAAAACCACATGTAAGCTCTTTATCATTTTACTCATCACTTCATCTGGATTTCCAACTTCTCATGTTCAAAACATGGAAGAAGTGATAATACTTTTCTTTCAGGGTTACTCGCACCATTAACTGAACTTATGCATGTGAAAGCCACTAATACActaaaagcacacacacaaaaggcttATAATTACAATTATTTATAACGATTGTGTTTAcatgtttaaaatacatttgttatCATTAGGCTAATcaaaaaaattcaagtaaaaaaggaatatttttgttttgttttccttgccttaAGGAATCATGAACATTGAAGCATATTTTGAAAGAATTGGTTATAAGCACTATAGGAACAAGTTGGACTTGGAAACATTAACTGACATTCTTCAGCACCAGATCCGAGCCATTCCCTTTGAGAATCTTAACATCCATTGTGGGGAAGCCATGGAATTGGGCTTAGAGGCCACTTTTGATCAAATTGTAAGGAGGAACCGAGGTGGGTGGTGTCTCCAAGTCAATCATCTTCTGTACTGGGCTCTGACCACAATTGGTTTTGAGACCACTATATTGGGAGGGTATGTATACAACACTCCAGCAAACAAATATAGCAATGCCATGATTCACCTCCTGCTGAAGGTGACCATTGATGGCAGGAACTACATAGCTGATGCTGGATTTGGACGCTCTTACCAGATGTGGCAGCCTCTAGAGTTAATTTCTGGGAAGGATCAGCCCCAGGTGCCTTGCACCTTCTGCTTGACAGAAGAGAGAGGAATCTGGTACCTAGACCAAATCAGAAGAGAGCAGTATATCCCAAACCAAGAATTTCTTAATTCTGAGCTcctggaaaagaataaatatcgGAAAATCTACTCTTTTACTCTTGAACCTCGAACAATTGAAGACTTTGAGTCTGTGAATATATACCTTCAGGAATCTCCAGCATCTGTCTTTACAAGCAAGTCATTTTGTTCCTTGCAGACCCCAGAAGGTGTTCACTGTTTAGTGGGCTTCACCCTCACCTACAGGAGATTCAATTATAAGGACAATACAGATTTGGTAGAGTTTAACACACTGaatgaagaagaagtaaaagaaaatctaaaaaatatatttaatatttccttgGAGAAAAAGCTTGTCCCCAAACATGGTGATAAATTTTTTACCATATAGAGTAAGCAATAAAAATGGTCTCAGTATTACTTCTGGTGCtgtaactttttattataaaaaagttTAAACGTCtataaaagtagagagaatgaaataataaaccTGCATTTGTTTATCATTCAGTTTATCAGCTATAAACTAGAGGCCTATCATATTTTCTCAATGCTCCCAAATTATATTGAAGAAAATGCTAGATATCAAATCATTTCACCTTTAAAAATGTCAGCATATATAAttagataacatttaaaaaacataaccatatattttttcaaaaataataataacaaagatgTTTTAATGATGGCCTATGGTTTTCTTGAGGAAAAAGTGATTTATGCTAGAAAACTTTCCACATTGGTTAATGTTGAATTCATAAAACATGTTTACCTATAATTCAGTAACTAGAACCTTGAGGGAAACTTTTTTATTAAATTCTACCAGTGTATATCCAATGTCATATTTGTGCAGAAATACCACATGTATAATGGGATTATAATTCAACCAAAAGAAAGAGACATGACATTCCTTCCAAATAACCTAATATTTCTCAAGACAAAGTGTAAACCAATACTTGTTAGCATGTGATCAAGTACCAAGAGAGGGACACAACTAATAATTTCTTACATGGCTCTTTTTGCAACCACAGTTCTTCAAGTACCATTTTTCTTAATATGGGAacactactatttataattttcaaattttggaACTCAGTATTTTTGCTTAAAAGTAATAAGTActgcaaatttaaaaatacttattatcTAAAAACTTCATATTGGAAAAGTATGTTAAAACATGTTGGCCAATACAATATCAGtcataaaatttttgtttggCATAGTTAGGTTattatggggtttcttttttttttttccctgcagtaGAGTCTTCCTTGAATCCTCGTTCTTGTCTCCCAGTTCtattcttttacttccttttacaCTTTGTTGTAAGAGAAAGAGTATGTGCTTCAAAGTATACagttctgagttcaaatcctgtgGACACCAGGTGAATTAATTGATGAATCTGTGGCTCCCATTCCTCAggtataaaatggggacaataccTATATGAATAAGTGCCTAACCGAAAGCACCATCTTCCTTCCCTCTCATTGGTCTTGTTCAGCTCTGCTGCTATCTTGCAGCATGGTTAAGTCATGTATGGTACTGTTGGACAGAAagaattttctcacattctgaaaAGACAATGCCAAGGGAGGAGATGTAAGCAAGAGATACATTCCAGATCAAAATGTGGCTCAAGAGAGGACCTTCAAAATGGCGGAGGACTCAAATATTAAGGTcacctctccacaaatacatcaaaaatatatctatatatggagcaactcctacagaacacctactgaacactgacagaagatctcagacttcccaaaaggcaaggaaatccccacgtacctggccgtgtggctgacagggactTGGTGCTCCAGCAGGAtgtcaggcctgaacctctgaggtgggagagccaagttcaggatgtGGGACCAGCAGAGACATCCTGACCATATGTAATATCAACCACCGAGAGTtccccaaagatctccatc is drawn from Lagenorhynchus albirostris chromosome 21, mLagAlb1.1, whole genome shotgun sequence and contains these coding sequences:
- the LOC132512574 gene encoding arylamine N-acetyltransferase 1; amino-acid sequence: MNIEAYFERIGYKHYRNKLDLETLTDILQHQIRAIPFENLNIHCGEAMELGLEATFDQIVRRNRGGWCLQVNHLLYWALTTIGFETTILGGYVYNTPANKYSNAMIHLLLKVTIDGRNYIADAGFGRSYQMWQPLELISGKDQPQVPCTFCLTEERGIWYLDQIRREQYIPNQEFLNSELLEKNKYRKIYSFTLEPRTIEDFESVNIYLQESPASVFTSKSFCSLQTPEGVHCLVGFTLTYRRFNYKDNTDLVEFNTLNEEEVKENLKNIFNISLEKKLVPKHGDKFFTI